The sequence GAATTTTATTGCAGACATCTACAATATTAATGAGTTGGACCGCCAACAGCGTATCCAAGACTACACTCAACTACTTGGAATGGATAAAGCATTGAACGATAAACTCTTATCCTATTCCCATGGTATGCGTCAGAAAATTATGGTTATTGGGGTTCTTCTTCATAATCCATATTTATTAATTCTTGATGAACCCTTAACTGGACTTGATCCACAATCCTCTTATATTTTAAAAGAAGCAATGCGTGAACACGCAAATCAAGGCGGTGCTGTATTCTTCTCAACCCATGTTCTTGAAGTAGCCGAAAAGTTATGTGACAAAGTCGTTATCATTAACCACGGTCAAATTGTATATACTGGTACTCTAGAAGCCTTAAAATCTAGCTACAACCAATTATCACTTGAAGAAATCTTCTTGGAGCTGACAAAATGAATCGAATTCTGACACTAACCAAAACAATGTTGAAAACAACGACTTATGATTTTACACAACAACTATCCACAAAGAAAAAAAGGAATTCAAAATTTATGATTCTCATATTTGCATTACTTTTTATCTATCTTGGTGGAATCATCTTTTATCTTTGGAACACGCTCATTAAATCGTCCGTTTCATTAGGACAACCTGGCATCGCAATCCATACATTATTCGCAAGTGCAAGTGTCTATATACTAATTATTGGTATTCTTGTCGTTCCCGGTATTTTCTACTTTTCAAAGGATATTGAACGATATTTAGTACTTCCAGTCAGTGCTTCTGATATTTTGTTTGCAAAATTCATTACAAGCTTAGTGACCATGTACATCAGTGCAGCCATTATTTTTATTCCCTTCGCAATTGCATATATTGTGAATGCTAAGCCGGATATATTCTTCATTATTCGATTTATTCTCAGTTCACTCATGATACCCATCATTCCATTTACACTATCACTAGTCTTTATGATTCTCATTTTGACATTTGTTCCCTTCTTTAAGAATAAAGATGTTTACACCTATGTCTCTACATTCTTCGGTATTGTACTTGGTCTTGGTATGGCATACCTAGGCCAAACATCAGGAACCGGTGGTGCTGATTTTCTAGCTAATGTCATGTCGAGCATCGCTTCAGGAGACAATGCCTTATTAAAAGTACTCAACGGTGTCTTCCCTACTATCCCTTTACTTTCTCAAGGGGTTGTTTATGCCGATTATGGAAAAATGATCTTGGGAATTGTTGTATCGATCCTCAGCCCATTCTTACTCGTAACACTGGTTCAAAAGTTATATTTCAAAGGGGTTATCGGTATCGACGAAGCCACTTCTAAGAAAACCGCATTAACATCTGAAGCATTTCAAAAATCTACAAAACAAAGATCTGCGCTTCGATCAATAATGCGCTATGATATTCGAAACATCCTTCGAACACCAACATTTACCACGAATTATTTCGCAGGACTTATTATTATACCGGTATCTTTTGTCATTCCATTGTTTATAGGTATATCAAAGTCCCCAGTCTCCATTACCGAGATCAATCAGACAGTACAAGAAATTATGAGCACCAATTTCTACAGCCAAGCCTTTTACGTTAAATTTGCATTAGTAGCCATAATTGGTCTTTTAGTCTCATATTTTATGGCCAATGTCGGTATGATTACCGCAACGTCTATTTCTCGGGAGGGTCGCACACTCCAACAATTCCAAGCAATGCCACTTGATTTTATGACCTTAGTTCACGCGAAAATACTAATCGGTGCAATCATAACTGTCATTCCTACTTGGATTATCGGAATCGTAATTGCCGGCTTCCTTAAATTAAATGTCGTATATGTATGTATCTTCATCTTGAGTTCCTTTTTGGGTTCAATCCTTTCCAACACAAGTGCCATCGTATTGGATGTATTTTCGCCAAAACTAATTTGGGACAATGAAACACAAGCGATTAAACAAAATTTTCTTGCTGTAGTTCCGCTATTCTCCTCTTTTTTAATTATTGGAGGATTTGTGTTTGCAGCGCTTAATTATAATCCAATTCATGTAATATATATTTTTGGTCTTATTCTCATGATTCTCA is a genomic window of Erysipelothrix amsterdamensis containing:
- a CDS encoding ABC transporter ATP-binding protein, encoding MINIENVTKTYNGTHKAVDDVSIQINSGEIVGFIGPNGAGKTTTIKMLTGILAPDSGSITLNDLSIRDQPIEAKQQFGYVSDDPNAFLKLKGIEYLNFIADIYNINELDRQQRIQDYTQLLGMDKALNDKLLSYSHGMRQKIMVIGVLLHNPYLLILDEPLTGLDPQSSYILKEAMREHANQGGAVFFSTHVLEVAEKLCDKVVIINHGQIVYTGTLEALKSSYNQLSLEEIFLELTK